Proteins from a single region of Desulfallas thermosapovorans DSM 6562:
- a CDS encoding copper amine oxidase N-terminal domain-containing protein has product MMSAFLLFALSGMAEATVGSKQIKVDYNNIVIYADGKAVNLSAGQEPFLLNGVTYVPLRVAGEALKCNVNWQAETKTIQLTSGAAAEVGSLKAQLIAKDQEIANLKKQIEDLQKQPDKEDKNDLRDLEDELLDRFDELEDVAIEDIRLDGDEDDVEVEIEVDLGDYGDEWEDLRDKDIEDWLEDLVEYIQDELTKNTVIEGVVIDIDDDEELVEFNKDGKDDLEVDFNDEDYRGGSDNASEVEDNLLNKRYSVEDLEFRVTQVNYDKDDKEVDIHLDAEDDDCSVEWRYLRDRDIEDAVDSIGEDIAEEFEDENVRLDTVELYFYDEDGFELESFKYNV; this is encoded by the coding sequence ATGATGTCGGCGTTTTTATTGTTTGCTCTGAGTGGGATGGCGGAAGCGACTGTGGGCAGCAAACAAATTAAGGTAGACTACAATAATATTGTAATCTATGCCGATGGGAAAGCGGTTAATCTATCAGCCGGGCAGGAGCCTTTCTTGCTAAATGGAGTTACTTATGTACCGCTGCGCGTGGCCGGGGAAGCCTTAAAATGTAATGTAAACTGGCAGGCTGAAACCAAAACCATCCAATTGACCAGCGGTGCCGCTGCTGAGGTTGGCAGCTTGAAGGCGCAACTGATAGCAAAGGATCAGGAAATAGCCAACTTGAAGAAGCAAATCGAAGATTTGCAGAAACAGCCGGACAAAGAGGACAAGAATGATTTAAGAGACCTGGAAGATGAATTGCTGGATAGATTTGATGAGTTGGAAGATGTGGCCATAGAGGACATCAGGCTGGACGGCGACGAGGATGACGTGGAAGTGGAGATTGAAGTGGATCTGGGCGATTATGGCGATGAGTGGGAAGATCTGAGGGACAAAGATATTGAAGACTGGCTGGAAGATCTGGTTGAATATATCCAGGACGAGCTGACGAAAAATACGGTAATCGAAGGTGTAGTCATCGATATAGATGATGATGAAGAGCTGGTGGAATTTAATAAAGACGGCAAGGACGACCTGGAAGTGGATTTTAACGACGAGGACTACCGGGGTGGCAGTGATAATGCCTCCGAGGTGGAAGATAACCTGCTGAACAAAAGATATAGCGTGGAAGATTTGGAATTTAGAGTAACCCAGGTAAACTATGATAAGGACGATAAGGAAGTTGACATTCACTTGGACGCAGAGGATGATGATTGTTCGGTAGAGTGGAGATATTTACGTGATCGTGATATTGAGGATGCCGTGGATAGTATCGGAGAAGATATAGCCGAGGAATTTGAAGATGAAAATGTCAGGCTGGATACGGTAGAGTTGTATTTTTATGATGAGGACGGTTTTGAGCTGGAAAGTTTTAAGTACAATGTTTAA
- a CDS encoding DUF4127 family protein codes for MKKAQVILAGLLLVSLVFIYQTLGQESRVSANNTADPGTNVLYIPLDNRPVNYQNALELARLAGFNPVFPTQEQLAGNGELNTWLTGQIPHYGAAVLSLDMLLYGGLVDSRKHNLTMDEIAKRVNLIKSIKKDDHLVYAFISIMRAPMANTPHTMPDYYNTYGAKIFKYGQLMDKDRLGIIEPAEAKRLSELTSEIPGEYLKDFTARRDKNYQATVQVLKLVQQGYIDRLVISKDDTAPYGFTRMEAERLTRLVQRYNIAGKVEFLAGTDECGQLLLAAMANKLGAGVGDRALRVYVDYACRELAGDIPLYEDVPLQENILLHIKAIGAELTALPGKADLVLAVHNGPGSGEPQQQDAYEVTEARQQFIERIKNYNARGTSVAIADVNRPNMADAGFMQTLNTHYDLSQLAGYSGWNTAGNSVGLALSQGIIATGHTGAGDPGFAEKQRDIILKCLLEDWGYQAITRPVIREKVPVEQQTLMTDPQLEQQTTAEIARMLNDFADRNLREDFGNVEVTEVNLPWHRLFDIDFEVQT; via the coding sequence ATGAAAAAAGCGCAGGTAATACTTGCAGGGTTGCTATTGGTATCTTTGGTATTTATCTACCAAACCCTGGGCCAGGAAAGTAGGGTATCAGCAAACAACACGGCTGACCCCGGCACAAATGTTTTATACATACCGCTGGACAACCGCCCGGTTAATTATCAGAACGCCCTTGAGCTGGCCCGGTTGGCTGGTTTTAATCCAGTCTTCCCCACCCAGGAACAGCTTGCCGGTAATGGCGAGTTAAATACTTGGTTAACAGGCCAAATTCCCCACTACGGGGCTGCGGTATTATCGTTGGATATGCTGCTTTACGGTGGCCTGGTGGATTCCCGCAAACATAACTTGACCATGGATGAAATAGCCAAACGGGTTAACTTAATAAAAAGCATTAAAAAAGACGATCATCTTGTCTACGCTTTTATCTCCATTATGAGAGCGCCAATGGCCAATACCCCCCACACCATGCCGGATTATTACAACACATACGGCGCCAAGATTTTTAAATACGGCCAGTTAATGGATAAAGACCGCCTGGGCATTATTGAACCGGCTGAAGCTAAAAGGTTGAGCGAGCTTACCAGTGAGATCCCCGGTGAATACCTTAAAGATTTCACTGCTAGAAGAGATAAAAATTATCAAGCAACTGTGCAGGTTCTTAAGCTGGTACAGCAGGGCTATATTGACCGCCTGGTGATAAGCAAGGATGATACCGCACCCTACGGGTTTACCCGCATGGAGGCGGAAAGATTGACCAGGCTGGTGCAGCGGTATAACATCGCCGGCAAGGTGGAGTTCTTGGCAGGCACCGATGAATGCGGCCAACTGCTGCTGGCTGCCATGGCCAACAAGCTGGGCGCAGGTGTGGGCGACCGGGCTCTCCGGGTTTACGTGGATTATGCCTGCCGGGAACTGGCCGGAGATATCCCATTATATGAAGATGTTCCTTTACAGGAGAACATACTTCTGCACATTAAGGCTATCGGGGCCGAATTGACAGCACTGCCCGGCAAGGCTGATTTGGTACTGGCAGTGCATAACGGACCGGGATCGGGCGAACCGCAACAGCAAGATGCTTATGAGGTTACCGAGGCACGACAACAATTTATCGAGCGCATCAAAAACTACAATGCCCGGGGAACTTCAGTGGCCATAGCAGATGTGAACCGTCCCAATATGGCGGATGCCGGGTTTATGCAAACCCTTAACACCCACTATGACCTGTCCCAGTTGGCGGGCTATTCGGGTTGGAATACTGCGGGTAATTCAGTAGGCCTTGCGCTCAGCCAGGGAATTATAGCCACCGGGCATACCGGTGCAGGTGACCCGGGCTTTGCCGAAAAACAGCGGGACATCATTCTAAAGTGCTTGCTTGAGGATTGGGGCTACCAGGCAATAACCAGACCGGTGATCAGGGAAAAGGTACCGGTGGAACAACAAACATTAATGACCGATCCACAATTGGAACAGCAAACCACGGCGGAGATAGCACGAATGCTGAATGACTTTGCCGACCGAAATTTGCGGGAGGATTTTGGTAATGTTGAGGTAACAGAGGTCAACTTACCCTGGCACCGGTTATTCGATATCGATTTTGAAGTGCAAACATAG
- a CDS encoding copper amine oxidase N-terminal domain-containing protein: MKTKLIAVLTLSIFLLTCSFAMAAVSPAIFINGNDLAAESSAIVEDDTTLVPLRAVFEALGQEVEWNAEDKSITSGGIWLQVNNPVATVDGENVNLAAPAKIINNVTYVPLQFIAVSLNKNVAFYSEQNRIDITDEPVVDEEVDEEVDEEAVADEDVATDDDADVDEDAAAEEDVDVDENVDADEDATNEEDVDVDKNADVDEDATAEENVDMDENADVDNEDVATDEDADDVDENADADEDAAADEDVEAEEVVEE; this comes from the coding sequence ATGAAAACTAAATTAATAGCAGTATTGACCCTGAGCATTTTCTTGCTTACCTGCAGTTTTGCCATGGCGGCGGTCTCACCGGCCATTTTTATCAATGGAAACGACCTGGCAGCAGAAAGCTCCGCTATTGTAGAAGATGATACTACCCTGGTACCCTTAAGAGCAGTTTTTGAAGCCCTGGGTCAAGAGGTGGAATGGAACGCTGAAGACAAATCAATCACCTCCGGTGGTATTTGGTTACAGGTTAACAACCCTGTGGCTACCGTTGACGGAGAAAATGTAAATTTGGCGGCTCCTGCCAAGATAATCAATAATGTAACATATGTGCCCCTGCAATTCATCGCTGTTAGCCTGAATAAGAATGTCGCTTTTTACAGCGAACAAAACCGCATCGACATAACTGACGAGCCCGTTGTAGATGAAGAAGTTGATGAGGAAGTTGATGAAGAGGCTGTAGCGGACGAAGATGTGGCCACCGATGATGACGCGGATGTTGATGAAGATGCAGCCGCTGAAGAAGATGTAGATGTGGATGAAAACGTTGACGCTGATGAAGATGCTACCAATGAAGAAGACGTGGATGTTGATAAAAACGCCGACGTTGATGAAGATGCTACTGCTGAAGAAAACGTGGATATGGATGAAAACGCCGACGTTGACAACGAAGATGTAGCTACCGATGAAGACGCTGATGATGTGGACGAAAATGCTGACGCTGACGAAGATGCAGCAGCTGATGAAGACGTGGAAGCTGAAGAGGTCGTAGAAGAATAA